TGATGGATCTGGGCTGCCACCCGATGTATCTGGCCAGCTGGCTGCTCGGACAGCCGAAGCGCATCACGTCGATGTTCAGCCATTTCACGGGCCGGGCGGTAGAAGACAACGCGCAATGCTCGATCGAGTTCGCGAACAATGCGGTCGCGCTGCTGGAGACCAGTCTGGTCACTTACCGGACGCCGCCGGCGTTCGAGCTGTACGGAACGGAAGGAACTCTCATCATCTCCGGAGACAGTGTGCAAGTCGCAACCAAGAATACCGATTCTCCGCTGCAGGGCTGGATTTCTCCTTACCGGCTGCCCGAAGCGCAGCCGCTGCCGTTGACTCAATGGGTGAACGGCGTCCTGGACGACTTGCCGATGCCCTTCGGGCTGGAGGATGGCACAAAGCTGACGGAGCTGTTAGAAACAGCCTATATTGCGCATCGCGAGCGAAGAATGGTTGAATTCACAGCCGGGAGGATGTAAGCAATGCGTACAGTCAAGATAGGTATCATCGGATGCGGCATGATCGCGAACGGTAAGCATATGCCAAGCTTGGCCAAAGTAGAACAGGCAGAGATGGTTGCATTCTGCGATCTGATCGAGGAACGCGCGCGCGAAGCCGCCGAGAAGTACGGCGCGCCAGGCGCCCGGGTATTCACGGATTACAATCAACTGCTTGCCATGGAAGAAATCGAGGTCATTCATGTTCTAACGCCGAATATCTCGCATGCTGAGATTTCGATCGCGGCCATGGAAGCCGGGAAGCATGTCATGTGCGAGAAGCCGATGGCAAAGACCGGTGCCGAAGCGAAAGCCATGTATGAGGCCCATGTCCGGACGGGCAAGAAGCTGACGGTCGGCTACCAAAACCGGAGCAAGGCGCAGTCCCAACTACTGAAGAAAATGATTGAGAACGACGAGCTTGGCGATATATATTATGCTAAAGCGGTTGCCACCAGACGAAGGGGCGTCCCCACATGGGGCGTATTTCTGGATAAGGAGAAGCAGGGCGGAGGTCCGATGATCGATATCGGCACCCACTCTCTGGATCTCATCCTCTGGCTGATGAACAATTACGAGCCGGAAAGCGTCGTGGGCAGCGTCTTCCACAAATTAAAGCATACGGAGAACGCGGCGAATGAGTGGGGTTCCTGGAATCCGAAGGAATTCGAAGTAGAGGATTCGGCCTTCGGCTATGTGAAATTCAAGAACGGCGCCGTCGTTTCGATCGAAACCAGCTGGGCGCTCAATGTCGCCAAGACGGAAGGATCGTATTTGTGCGGCACGAAAGGCGGAGCGGATTTCAACGGCGGCCTGCGAATCAACGGAGAGCGGGACGGCAGCCTGTTCCTGAACGTCATCGACGTGGATCCGAAGGCGAGGGAACGCTTCAGAGGCGAGGATCTAACGGATTTCGAGTACGAAGCCAAGCAATGGATCGACTGCATCGTGAACGATGCGGAGCCGCTCGTGAAGCCTGAAGAGGCGATGATTGTTTCGGCGATTCTCGAGGCGGTCTATATCTCCGCCGAAACCGGGAAACCGGTCTTCTTCGACTGACCGGACGGAACGGACGGACCGGGCAGGACAATTGGAATCGTGATTTGCGAATCCAATCTAACTAGACTTTCAATCATTCTAAGTAATAACAAAGCAGCCGGCGTATAACGTTCGGTTGCTTTTTTTAATATGAGGCACGGCAGGTTTGGTTTTAAATGGACAAGAACTTGATCCCCTTCCCCACAGGACATACAATGTGACTAATAGGAATGACAGAAATGGAAGTCTGGTGGTGTAGAAGTAATGGTTAACTCAAATCAGAGAACGGAGATGGCTACATTTGCGGGAGGCTGTTTCTGGTGCATGGTACAGCCGTTCGACAAACTTCCCGGGATTGATTCGGTCGTTTCCGGTTATACGGGCGGCCATACGATAAATCCGACCTACGAAGAAGTCGGTACGGAAACGACAGGTCATGTCGAAGCTGTTCAAATTACATTTCAGCCGGAGTTGTTTCCTTATGAGCGACTCCTTGATATCTATTGGCAGCTAATTGATCCCACTGATCATGGCGGACAATTTCTGGACCGTGGATCATCATACCGAACCGCGATATTTGTACATAACGAGGAACAGCGCAAGAAGGCAGAATCCTCTAAGCAAGCATTGCAGAAGAGCAAACGATTTAAGAAGCCTATCTTGACCGAGATCTTACCCGCGATGCCATTCTATCCTGCTGAGGATGAGCATCAGGATTATTACAATACGCACCGCAGATCCTACAATTTGTATCATGAAGGCAGCGGACGAAAAGAATTCTTCGAACGAAGTTGGAATACGATGAAAGACAAAGATCAACTGCGTCAGCAGTTAACGGAGCTGCAATATAACGTTACACAGAATAGGGATACAGAACCTGCGTTTCAGAACGCATATTGGAATAACGAACGCGAGGGGCTTTATGTCGATGTCATAAACGGCGATCCGTTGTTCAGCTCCAGGGACAAGTACGATGCCGGAACCGGCTGGCCGACCTTCTCAAAGCCAATCGAAGAGGGCTGGATTCGGAAAGAATCCGACCTAAGCAACGGTCAGGTGCGAACGGCGCTTCGCAGCCGCATATCCAAGTCGCATTTGGGTCACTTAGTCCAAGATCGTAACCAGCCTCAGTACCGCATCAATTCCGCTTCTTTACGCTTTATTCCGGTAGAGCAGTTTGAGACGGAAGGGTACGGCCGCTATATACCCTTTTTTACATAAATAAGAGACCTTTCAGGCGTTCATTGAACTTTTGAAAGGTCTCTTATTTTTTTGACGTACTCGTATTAATTCCGCAAACCATCCGGCGTTAAATCTAAATTTTGGGATCCTGGAAGGGATGCGTCAATCTGATCTAAGACAGCATTCACTAAACGACGAACTTCATC
This region of Paenibacillus sp. JDR-2 genomic DNA includes:
- the msrA gene encoding peptide-methionine (S)-S-oxide reductase MsrA, which codes for MVNSNQRTEMATFAGGCFWCMVQPFDKLPGIDSVVSGYTGGHTINPTYEEVGTETTGHVEAVQITFQPELFPYERLLDIYWQLIDPTDHGGQFLDRGSSYRTAIFVHNEEQRKKAESSKQALQKSKRFKKPILTEILPAMPFYPAEDEHQDYYNTHRRSYNLYHEGSGRKEFFERSWNTMKDKDQLRQQLTELQYNVTQNRDTEPAFQNAYWNNEREGLYVDVINGDPLFSSRDKYDAGTGWPTFSKPIEEGWIRKESDLSNGQVRTALRSRISKSHLGHLVQDRNQPQYRINSASLRFIPVEQFETEGYGRYIPFFT
- a CDS encoding Gfo/Idh/MocA family protein, producing MRTVKIGIIGCGMIANGKHMPSLAKVEQAEMVAFCDLIEERAREAAEKYGAPGARVFTDYNQLLAMEEIEVIHVLTPNISHAEISIAAMEAGKHVMCEKPMAKTGAEAKAMYEAHVRTGKKLTVGYQNRSKAQSQLLKKMIENDELGDIYYAKAVATRRRGVPTWGVFLDKEKQGGGPMIDIGTHSLDLILWLMNNYEPESVVGSVFHKLKHTENAANEWGSWNPKEFEVEDSAFGYVKFKNGAVVSIETSWALNVAKTEGSYLCGTKGGADFNGGLRINGERDGSLFLNVIDVDPKARERFRGEDLTDFEYEAKQWIDCIVNDAEPLVKPEEAMIVSAILEAVYISAETGKPVFFD